A single region of the Panulirus ornatus isolate Po-2019 chromosome 17, ASM3632096v1, whole genome shotgun sequence genome encodes:
- the LOC139754692 gene encoding uncharacterized protein isoform X2 produces the protein MSLKLVMLVCVAVCVSAERPPTYHAPPTYTPPTYTPPTYHAPPTYAPPPKYATPAPYGKEPEYPTVPPKYTYNYGVADDYSGANFGHSESRDGYKTEGSYTVDLPDGRKQTVTYVDNGDGLEAVVTYEGEAQYPDNKPNYKPAPKYKPAPEYKPAPVYKPAPVYKPAPVYKPAPKYSAPPRYDA, from the exons ATGTCGCTCaag ttggtcatgttggtgtgtgtggcggTCTGCGTTTCAGCTGAACGCCCTCCGACATACCAtgccccacccacctacaccccgcCCACCTACACACCGCCCACTTACCACGCTCCTCCCACCTATGCCCCGCCCCCAAAATACGCTACCCCAGCTCCCTATGGAAAGGAACCCGAGTACCCAACC GTTCCTCCTAAGTACACATACAACTATGGCGTGGCTGACGACTACTCCGGCGCCAACTTCGGCCACTCGGAGAGCCGCGACGGCTACAAGACGGAGGGCAGCTACACGGTGGACCTGCCCGACGGTCGCAAGCAGACCGTCACCTACGTGGACAACGGCGACGGTCTGGAGGCTGTGGTGACCTACGAGGGTGAGGCCCAGTACCCCGACAACAAGCCAAATTACAAGCCCGCCCCAAAATACAAGCCCGCCCCAGAATACAAGCCCGCCCCAGTGTACAAGCCCGCCCCAGTGTACAAGCCTGCCCCGGTGTATAAGCCGGCACCAAAGTATTCGGCTCCGCCGAGGTACGATGCCTAA
- the LOC139754692 gene encoding uncharacterized protein isoform X1: protein MSLKQLVMLVCVAVCVSAERPPTYHAPPTYTPPTYTPPTYHAPPTYAPPPKYATPAPYGKEPEYPTVPPKYTYNYGVADDYSGANFGHSESRDGYKTEGSYTVDLPDGRKQTVTYVDNGDGLEAVVTYEGEAQYPDNKPNYKPAPKYKPAPEYKPAPVYKPAPVYKPAPVYKPAPKYSAPPRYDA, encoded by the exons ATGTCGCTCaag CAGttggtcatgttggtgtgtgtggcggTCTGCGTTTCAGCTGAACGCCCTCCGACATACCAtgccccacccacctacaccccgcCCACCTACACACCGCCCACTTACCACGCTCCTCCCACCTATGCCCCGCCCCCAAAATACGCTACCCCAGCTCCCTATGGAAAGGAACCCGAGTACCCAACC GTTCCTCCTAAGTACACATACAACTATGGCGTGGCTGACGACTACTCCGGCGCCAACTTCGGCCACTCGGAGAGCCGCGACGGCTACAAGACGGAGGGCAGCTACACGGTGGACCTGCCCGACGGTCGCAAGCAGACCGTCACCTACGTGGACAACGGCGACGGTCTGGAGGCTGTGGTGACCTACGAGGGTGAGGCCCAGTACCCCGACAACAAGCCAAATTACAAGCCCGCCCCAAAATACAAGCCCGCCCCAGAATACAAGCCCGCCCCAGTGTACAAGCCCGCCCCAGTGTACAAGCCTGCCCCGGTGTATAAGCCGGCACCAAAGTATTCGGCTCCGCCGAGGTACGATGCCTAA